A region of Oxyura jamaicensis isolate SHBP4307 breed ruddy duck chromosome 5, BPBGC_Ojam_1.0, whole genome shotgun sequence DNA encodes the following proteins:
- the TPH1 gene encoding LOW QUALITY PROTEIN: tryptophan 5-hydroxylase 1 (The sequence of the model RefSeq protein was modified relative to this genomic sequence to represent the inferred CDS: inserted 3 bases in 2 codons; substituted 1 base at 1 genomic stop codon), translating into MQNVPWFPKKISGLDKCXNRVLMYGSVLDGDHPGFKDNVYRKRQKYFADLAMNYKHGDPVPKIEFTQQEIKTCGTVYQGLNKLYQTHACXEYLKNLPLLSIYCGYREDNIPQLEDVSRFLKGNYKFSXTKKEIKPIANHTAIIHFICSVVLLFHSTKKKDDEVSCFFLFSSDTCHELLGNVPLLAEPSFAHFSQETGLASLGASEEAVQRLATCCFFAVEFGLCKQEGQLRVYGAGFLSSISELKHSLSGSAKVKPFDSKVTCKQECLITTFQEVYFVSESFVEAKKKMREFAKTIKHPFGMKYNPYTQSVQILKDTKSIAIVVNKLCHELDVVSDALSKMGKLEV; encoded by the exons ATGCAGAATGTTCCCTGGTTTCCAAAGAAGATCTCAGGTTTGGATAAGT GTAACCGGGTGCTGATGTATGGGTCCGTTTTGGATGGTGATCATCCA GGTTTCAAAGACAATGTCTATCGCAAGAGACAAAAGTATTTTGCAGACCTGGCTATGAACTACAAACA TGGTGACCCAGTTCCCAAGATTGAATTCACACAGCAGGAGATCAAGACCTGCGGGACTGTATACCAAGGGCTTAACAAGCTTTACCAAACTCATGCCTG AGAGTACCTTAAAAACTTGCCCTTGCTCTCCATATACTGTGGGTACAGGGAGGACAATATTCCCCAACTGGAAGATGTGTCCCGCTTCCTGAAAGGTAATTAtaaattttcttaaacaaaaaaggaaataaagcccATTGCAAATCACACTGCTATTAT ACATTTTATCTGTTCAGTGGTGTTGCTTTTTCACtctacaaagaagaaagatgatgaggtttcttgtttttttctgttttccagtgatACATGCCATGAGCTCCTAGGCAACGTCCCTCTTTTGGCTGAACCCAGTTTTGCTCACTTTTCCCAGGAAACTGGTCTTGCATCACTTGGGGCATCAGAAGAGGCTGTCCAAAGACTGGCAACA tgctgtttcttCGCTGTAGAGTTTGGCTTGTGCAAGCAAGAGGGACAGCTAAGAGTTTATGGGGCTGGCTTTCTCTCTTCAATTAGTGAGCTCAAG CACTCGCTCTCTGGCAGTGCCAAAGTCAAGCCTTTTGATTCAAAGGTCACCTGCAAGCAAGAATGTCTCATTACAACTTTCCAGGAGGTTtactttgtttctgaaagttttgtagaagcaaaaaaaaagatgag AGAGTTTGCAAAAACTATCAAGCATCCATTTGGCATGAAATACAATCCATATACTCAAAGTGTGCAGATCCTGAAAGACACCAAGAGCATTGCCATTGTGGTGAACAAGCTATGTCATGAGCTGGATGTTGTCAGCGATGCCCTCAGCAAGATGGGCAAACTGGAAGTTTAA